From Pseudomonas sp. G.S.17, the proteins below share one genomic window:
- a CDS encoding outer membrane protein transport protein, whose protein sequence is MKKVMLKTTLSLAVSLVSSQLFAAGFAINEQSISGMGTGFAGRSSSADDASTVFGNPAGMSRLKSEQVSVGAAAIIAKTDIKHGRGTFGGSNDGDMVPVVGVPMGYYVKPIDDHWAFGVGVYVPFGLVTDYESGFAGRYWADKSHVQVITFQPTVSYAFNDKVSIGFGPTINRIDGELTSSTLTAATPGRNDGKVKIKGDDTALGFNVGILVQATDTTRLGLTYHSKVDYKLEGKTKVQGAGFGPFSGQKYDASLDISTPESVDFSITQQLDENWTVYAGSTWTRWSRLEDITVNNDGVPRQLGGSTGAIGTISEEQNWHDTWAHAIGASYKVNKEWTLRTGFSVDQAPTNNTNRSPRIPTGDRKVLSLGAGWSPTDNMTIDVAYSYLHEDKAKIRDASSTKGVYSADFQNSAHGLGTSVTYRF, encoded by the coding sequence ATGAAAAAAGTAATGCTCAAGACCACACTTAGCCTCGCAGTCAGCCTGGTCTCTTCTCAATTGTTCGCTGCCGGTTTCGCAATCAACGAGCAGAGTATCAGCGGGATGGGGACCGGTTTTGCCGGCCGCTCTTCTTCTGCAGATGATGCCAGTACTGTATTCGGCAACCCCGCCGGGATGTCCCGCCTGAAGAGCGAACAAGTGAGTGTTGGCGCAGCCGCCATCATCGCCAAGACCGATATCAAGCACGGTCGTGGCACTTTCGGCGGCAGTAACGATGGCGATATGGTACCGGTCGTCGGCGTTCCGATGGGCTACTACGTAAAACCTATCGATGATCACTGGGCATTTGGCGTGGGTGTCTATGTTCCTTTCGGTCTGGTTACCGACTATGAAAGCGGCTTCGCGGGCCGTTACTGGGCCGACAAGAGCCACGTTCAGGTAATTACCTTTCAACCGACCGTCAGCTACGCCTTCAACGACAAGGTTTCCATCGGATTCGGCCCGACCATCAACCGCATCGACGGTGAACTGACCTCCTCCACGCTGACTGCCGCTACTCCGGGCCGCAACGATGGCAAGGTCAAGATCAAAGGTGATGACACTGCGCTCGGCTTCAACGTCGGCATCCTGGTTCAGGCCACCGACACCACGCGCCTGGGCCTGACCTACCACTCCAAGGTCGATTACAAACTCGAAGGCAAAACCAAGGTCCAGGGCGCTGGCTTCGGCCCGTTCAGCGGCCAGAAGTACGATGCTTCGCTGGACATCAGCACGCCTGAGTCGGTCGACTTCTCGATCACGCAGCAGCTCGACGAAAACTGGACTGTCTACGCTGGCAGCACCTGGACTCGCTGGAGCCGTCTGGAAGACATCACCGTCAACAACGATGGCGTTCCACGTCAGCTCGGTGGTTCGACTGGCGCCATCGGCACGATTTCCGAAGAGCAGAACTGGCACGACACCTGGGCACATGCCATCGGTGCCTCGTACAAGGTCAACAAAGAATGGACCTTGCGCACCGGTTTCTCGGTGGATCAGGCGCCGACCAACAACACCAACCGTTCGCCACGCATCCCGACCGGCGACCGCAAGGTACTCAGCCTGGGCGCTGGCTGGAGCCCGACCGACAACATGACCATCGACGTGGCGTATTCGTACCTGCACGAAGACAAAGCCAAGATTCGTGATGCCAGCTCGACCAAGGGCGTGTACAGCGCTGACTTCCAGAACAGCGCACACGGCCTGGGTACTTCGGTCACCTATCGCTTCTGA